Below is a window of Pirellulales bacterium DNA.
GGGTCGGGAAATCTCATTAAGTCGCAAACCGCTCAAGGGACTGTTGGGAACCCGCCGCACCGGGCTCCCTACCTAATAGGCCACATGCACGACGGCCGGCGGAAGCGCAGGCCGATCGCCGAAACGATCCCCGTCGCTGTCGGATGGGGCGCGCCTTCCCTAGACTCGACCGCTCGAAGTGCCGCTTGGTCGAACAGGGGCAGTCCCTTGACTTTACATCATTTCAGACTAACCCGACCGAACATGGCGGTCAAGCAATATGCGTCCGACCGTCCAACCCCAAGACCGTGGCAATTTGCGCCATCGCGTCGATCACAAACTGAACATGTTCGTCCAAATCGACCCCCAAATCCGCCGCGCCGCGGACGATATCATCGCGGTTCACCGCCGCGGCAAACCCCTTGGCCTTCATCTTCTTGCGGACGCTCGACGCTTTCATCCCGATGATTCCCTCGGGCCGAACCATTGCCGCGGCCGTGCAAAAGCCGGCCAATTCGTCGCACGCATAGAGCGCCTTGTCCAACCGCGACACCCGCGGACAATCCGGCAGATAATCGGCGTGCGACTTGATCGCATAAATCACAGGATCCGGATATCCGCGCTCGGCAAGGATCGCTGCGCCCTTCAGCGGATGATCCGGAGGATTCGGCCAGCGTTCGTAATCGAAATCGTGCAGCAGACCCGTGATCCCCCATACGTTTTCGTCCTCGCCGAACTTTCGGGCATAGGCCCGCACCGCCGCTTCGACCGCCAGCATGTGCTTCCGCAAGCTGTCGCTCTGCGTATACTCGCAGACCAAAGCATAGGCATCGTCTCGATTCATGCTCGACCTTTCTCCTCGTTCATCGGTTCAACTGTTCGCTGCGTCACGCACATCCTCCGGTTGGCAAGCGAACCGGCTAACGAGAGCTTCCACGCTAACGCTCTCATACGTCCGACCATCCAACCCATGCTACGGCTCCGCGGCAAACGCGACAAATCGAGCATTATCTAACTGACTAGGAATGTCGCCGTTGACATGTCATCTGGCGGCGGAATCGTCGTCGTCGTCCACTTCCATCGGGATCGCCGGCGGGGAGGTCAAGGAAACCGGGCAATGGGCGTGTTCGAGCAGATAGTCGAGCCATGGAAAGCGGGCGCGGCTGATTGAATCGAC
It encodes the following:
- a CDS encoding HDIG domain-containing protein, whose product is MNRDDAYALVCEYTQSDSLRKHMLAVEAAVRAYARKFGEDENVWGITGLLHDFDYERWPNPPDHPLKGAAILAERGYPDPVIYAIKSHADYLPDCPRVSRLDKALYACDELAGFCTAAAMVRPEGIIGMKASSVRKKMKAKGFAAAVNRDDIVRGAADLGVDLDEHVQFVIDAMAQIATVLGLDGRTHIA